The following nucleotide sequence is from Catonella massiliensis.
TGTGAAACTTAATGAATTGCTGCACAGAAGCCAGGACAAGAGCTGAAATACAGGAATTTTGTGATATTAGTTCCAGGGACTATTTCCGGAAAAAGATTTTGATGCCGTTACTTAACAGCGGCAGACTGAAACGCACAATCCCTGAAAAGCCAAACAGCAGCAAGCAGAAATATATAAAGGCATAAACAAGTGGTATGCTTCTTTCAGCTATTCACAGTGAAGAGGGCGAGGAGAGACTTAACCTTCTTATGGTAGATAACAGAATACCAGCTGGGGCGAAGTTGTACTAGAAGAAAGCTTGTTGCTTTTAAGGTGTATTTAGAAATAAGAAAATTGAATAACAATGTAAAACGCTCGGATTAGTCCGGGCGTTTTTTGTCGGAATTTTCTATCTAAAAATATGTATTTACTTTAGCTAATAAATTTTTTAGATAAGATCAAAGGAAAAAGCCAAATTACATTGACATTTAGTGGATTAA
It contains:
- a CDS encoding Fic family protein — encoded protein: MNCCTEARTRAEIQEFCDISSRDYFRKKILMPLLNSGRLKRTIPEKPNSSKQKYIKA